One part of the Brevundimonas sp. NIBR11 genome encodes these proteins:
- the rpsH gene encoding 30S ribosomal protein S8, producing MMINDPLSDMIARMKNAAMRKRSKVLTPASRLRQRVLDVLQDEGYIRGYSLVQNPGEFPQFEIELKYFDGQPVIAEIARVSKPGRRVYSAITDLKPVKNGLGISILSTSKGVMSDAAARDANVGGEVLCRVY from the coding sequence ATGATGATCAACGATCCCCTGAGCGACATGATCGCTCGCATGAAGAACGCGGCCATGCGCAAGCGTTCGAAAGTGCTCACCCCGGCCTCCCGTCTGCGCCAGCGCGTCCTCGACGTGCTGCAGGACGAAGGCTACATCCGCGGCTATTCGCTGGTTCAGAACCCCGGCGAGTTTCCGCAGTTCGAGATCGAGCTCAAGTATTTCGACGGCCAGCCGGTCATCGCTGAAATCGCTCGCGTGTCCAAGCCGGGCCGCCGCGTCTATTCGGCGATCACCGATCTGAAGCCGGTCAAGAACGGCCTGGGCATCTCGATCCTTTCGACTTCGAAGGGCGTCATGTCCGACGCCGCTGCTCGCGACGCCAACGTCGGCGGCGAAGTCCTCTGCAGGGTCTACTAA
- the rplF gene encoding 50S ribosomal protein L6: MSRIGKRPITLPKGVTVAIDGQTVTVKGPKAERSWTVAEEVEVTQEDGALNLAIRADTQRARAMWGLSRTLLDNMVTGVTEGFERTLELVGVGYRAAMKGNDLSLQLGFSHEVDIKAPAGVTFAVPKQTEIKISGPDKQVVGELAANIRKLRPPEPYKGKGVRYAGEKVRRKEGKKK; the protein is encoded by the coding sequence ATGTCCCGTATCGGAAAACGTCCCATCACCTTGCCGAAAGGCGTGACCGTCGCCATCGACGGCCAGACCGTGACCGTGAAAGGCCCCAAGGCCGAGCGTTCGTGGACTGTCGCTGAAGAAGTCGAAGTCACCCAGGAAGACGGCGCCCTGAACCTGGCGATCCGCGCCGACACCCAGCGCGCTCGCGCGATGTGGGGTCTGTCGCGCACGCTGCTCGACAACATGGTCACCGGCGTGACCGAGGGCTTCGAACGCACGCTCGAGCTGGTCGGCGTCGGTTACCGCGCCGCCATGAAGGGCAACGACCTGTCGCTGCAACTCGGCTTTTCGCATGAAGTGGACATCAAGGCTCCGGCCGGCGTGACCTTCGCGGTGCCGAAACAGACCGAGATCAAGATCTCGGGTCCGGACAAGCAAGTCGTCGGCGAATTGGCCGCCAATATCCGCAAGCTGCGTCCGCCGGAGCCCTACAAGGGCAAGGGCGTCCGCTACGCCGGCGAGAAGGTTCGTCGCAAGGAAGGCAAGAAGAAGTAA
- the rplR gene encoding 50S ribosomal protein L18 has protein sequence MALSLQQQAKKRTERNRRRLKAVGNGRLRLSVYRSDKNISAQVIDDSKGITVASASSLEGDKAGTSKGSNKEAAAAIGKLVAQRAIEKGVTEVVFDRGGYIYHGRVKALADAAREAGLNF, from the coding sequence ATGGCTCTTTCTCTGCAACAACAAGCCAAGAAGCGCACCGAGCGCAACCGTCGTCGCCTCAAGGCTGTCGGCAACGGCCGTCTGCGTCTGTCGGTCTACCGTTCGGACAAGAACATCTCGGCCCAGGTTATCGACGATTCCAAGGGGATCACGGTGGCTTCGGCTTCGTCGCTGGAAGGCGACAAGGCCGGAACGTCCAAGGGCTCCAACAAGGAAGCCGCTGCTGCGATCGGCAAGCTGGTCGCCCAGCGCGCCATCGAGAAGGGCGTCACCGAAGTGGTCTTCGACCGCGGCGGCTACATCTATCACGGACGGGTGAAGGCGCTGGCGGATGCCGCGCGTGAAGCCGGCCTGAACTTCTAA
- the rpsE gene encoding 30S ribosomal protein S5 gives MAQAPQRGGGGNDRNRRDNNRNSPVADGPDSDIVEKLVHINRVAATVKGGRRFSFAALMVVGDGKGRVGFGHGKAREVPEAIRKATEEAKKTMIRVPLRENRTLHHDGNGRWGAGKIMMRAAPPGTGVIAGGPMRAVLETLGVHDVVAKSTGSSNPYNMIRATFEALKVQSSPRQVASKRGKKVSDLMGRRNDGASAPVEAEAVES, from the coding sequence ATGGCGCAAGCTCCTCAACGTGGCGGCGGCGGCAACGACCGCAACCGTCGCGACAACAACCGCAACAGCCCCGTCGCCGATGGTCCGGATTCGGACATCGTCGAAAAGCTGGTCCACATCAACCGCGTCGCGGCCACCGTCAAAGGCGGCCGTCGCTTCTCCTTCGCAGCCCTGATGGTCGTCGGTGACGGCAAGGGTCGCGTCGGCTTCGGTCACGGCAAGGCGCGCGAAGTGCCGGAAGCCATCCGCAAGGCGACCGAAGAAGCCAAAAAGACGATGATCCGCGTTCCGCTGCGCGAGAACCGCACCCTGCACCACGACGGCAACGGCCGTTGGGGCGCCGGCAAGATCATGATGCGCGCCGCCCCTCCGGGAACCGGCGTCATCGCGGGCGGTCCGATGCGCGCCGTGCTCGAAACCCTCGGCGTCCATGACGTCGTGGCCAAGTCGACCGGTTCGTCGAACCCCTACAACATGATCCGTGCGACGTTCGAGGCGCTGAAAGTCCAGTCCTCGCCGCGCCAGGTCGCTTCGAAGCGCGGGAAGAAGGTCTCCGACCTGATGGGCCGCCGCAACGACGGCGCTTCGGCCCCGGTCGAAGCCGAAGCCGTGGAGTCCTAA
- the rpmD gene encoding 50S ribosomal protein L30: protein MADKKTITVRQIGSPIRRKNDQRATLVGLGLNRMGRESTLEDTPSVRGMIAKVHHLTEIVEK from the coding sequence ATGGCCGACAAGAAAACGATCACCGTGCGCCAGATCGGTTCGCCGATCCGCCGCAAGAACGACCAGCGCGCCACCTTGGTGGGCCTGGGTCTGAACCGTATGGGCCGTGAGTCCACGCTGGAAGACACCCCCTCGGTCCGTGGCATGATCGCCAAGGTCCACCACCTGACCGAGATCGTCGAAAAGTAA
- the rplO gene encoding 50S ribosomal protein L15 — MKLNEIRDNEGAHKKRMRVGRGPGSGKGKTAGRGVKGQKSRSGVAIGGFEGGQMPLYMRMPKRGFNNPNALKLAEVNLWRLQDAIDAGKLDIKGEIKGEALVAAGVIRRVKDGVRLLGTGELKSKLNLVVWSATAGAKKAIEAAGGSVVEQRIEAEAKAAARVEKRNAAKGKVPAPKAPRGDANKISARTTRTAAKA; from the coding sequence ATGAAACTGAACGAAATTCGCGACAACGAAGGCGCCCACAAGAAGCGCATGCGCGTCGGCCGCGGTCCGGGGTCGGGCAAGGGCAAGACCGCCGGTCGCGGCGTCAAGGGTCAGAAGTCGCGTTCGGGCGTCGCCATCGGCGGCTTCGAAGGCGGCCAGATGCCGCTGTACATGCGCATGCCGAAGCGCGGCTTCAATAACCCGAACGCGCTGAAGCTGGCCGAAGTGAACCTGTGGCGCCTGCAGGACGCCATCGACGCCGGCAAGCTGGACATCAAGGGCGAGATCAAGGGTGAAGCCCTGGTCGCCGCCGGCGTGATCCGCCGCGTCAAGGACGGCGTCCGTCTGCTGGGCACCGGCGAACTGAAGTCCAAGTTGAATCTCGTCGTCTGGTCGGCCACGGCCGGCGCCAAGAAGGCGATCGAGGCTGCCGGCGGCTCTGTCGTCGAACAGCGCATCGAAGCCGAAGCCAAGGCCGCTGCCCGCGTCGAGAAGCGCAACGCCGCCAAGGGCAAGGTTCCGGCTCCGAAGGCTCCCCGTGGCGACGCCAACAAGATCTCGGCTCGCACGACGCGTACGGCCGCTAAGGCCTAA
- the secY gene encoding preprotein translocase subunit SecY, with amino-acid sequence MASAAEQLAANMNMGSFAKATELHKRLLFTLGALLVYRIGTYVPIPGINSAAFLQFFQDPDGQRGVLDMFNMFSGGAVERMAVFALNVTPYISASIIVQLMGSVYPPWEKLKKEGGESGRKQLNQYTRYLTVFLALAQSFGIAAGLNAQPGLIDEPGVFFIATTVVSLTGGTMFLMWLGEQVTARGVGNGISLIIFAGIVAVLPGTIARMLGLAQQGQISAFVLLFIAVLAVATIIFIVFMERAQRRLLIQYPKRQEGNRMAGGERSFLPLKVNTAGVIPPIFASSLLLLPTTVAQMTATADLPSWMSWLPLVTAQLTHGQPLFMALYAGLIIFFCFFYTSITFNPEDTAENLRKYGGFLPGIRPGKRTAEYLDYVLTRLTVIGAAYITAVCLLPELLVANMGNSLYFGGTSILIVVSVTMDTVAQIQSQLLAHQYEGLIKKARLRGRGGRGAPAPVRR; translated from the coding sequence ATGGCTTCGGCCGCCGAACAACTTGCCGCCAATATGAACATGGGTTCGTTCGCGAAGGCGACCGAACTCCACAAGCGTTTGCTGTTCACGCTTGGCGCGCTTCTCGTCTACCGCATCGGCACCTACGTGCCGATCCCGGGAATCAACTCCGCCGCCTTCCTGCAGTTTTTCCAGGATCCGGACGGACAACGCGGCGTCCTGGACATGTTCAACATGTTCTCGGGCGGCGCCGTGGAGCGGATGGCCGTCTTCGCGCTGAACGTGACGCCCTACATCTCCGCGTCCATCATCGTGCAGCTGATGGGCAGCGTGTACCCCCCGTGGGAGAAGCTGAAGAAGGAAGGCGGCGAGAGCGGCCGCAAGCAGCTGAACCAATACACCCGTTATCTGACGGTGTTCCTGGCTCTGGCGCAGTCCTTCGGCATCGCCGCGGGCCTCAACGCCCAGCCAGGCCTGATCGACGAGCCCGGCGTCTTCTTCATCGCCACCACGGTCGTCTCCCTGACGGGCGGCACCATGTTCCTGATGTGGCTGGGCGAGCAGGTGACGGCTCGCGGCGTCGGCAACGGCATCTCGCTGATCATCTTCGCCGGTATCGTCGCGGTCCTGCCGGGCACGATTGCGCGGATGCTCGGTCTGGCCCAGCAGGGTCAGATCTCGGCCTTCGTCCTTCTGTTCATCGCCGTCCTGGCGGTCGCCACCATCATCTTCATCGTCTTCATGGAACGGGCCCAGCGTCGTCTGCTGATCCAGTACCCGAAACGCCAGGAAGGCAACCGGATGGCCGGCGGGGAACGTTCGTTCCTGCCGCTCAAGGTGAACACCGCCGGTGTCATCCCGCCGATCTTCGCCTCGAGCCTGCTGCTTCTGCCGACCACGGTCGCTCAGATGACGGCGACGGCCGACCTGCCGTCGTGGATGAGCTGGCTGCCGCTCGTGACCGCCCAACTGACCCATGGCCAGCCGCTGTTCATGGCGCTCTACGCCGGTCTGATCATCTTCTTCTGCTTCTTCTACACCTCGATCACCTTCAACCCTGAAGACACGGCCGAGAACCTGAGGAAGTACGGCGGCTTCCTGCCGGGCATTCGTCCGGGCAAGCGGACGGCGGAATATTTGGACTACGTCCTGACTCGTCTGACCGTGATCGGCGCCGCCTATATCACGGCCGTCTGCCTTCTGCCGGAGCTGCTCGTCGCGAACATGGGCAACAGCCTGTATTTTGGGGGCACCTCGATCCTGATCGTCGTGTCGGTGACGATGGACACCGTGGCGCAGATCCAGTCGCAGCTGCTGGCTCACCAATACGAAGGCCTGATCAAGAAGGCTCGTCTGCGGGGCCGTGGCGGTCGCGGCGCGCCCGCGCCGGTCCGTCGCTAG
- a CDS encoding adenylate kinase, with protein MNLILFGPPAAGKGTQAKRLVEQRGMVQLSTGDMLREAIASGSELGQQCQAIMSAGGLIADDIVIALIEARLKEAEDAGGAIFDGFPRTLGQAEALDAMLAKLGKKIDHVVRLKVDDTQLLERVAKRYADQGRPDDNPESFKVRLDAYNRNTAPLLPYYGDKGLLTEVDGMGSIETVAAAIDTALDAG; from the coding sequence ATGAATCTGATCCTGTTCGGGCCCCCCGCGGCCGGTAAGGGGACCCAGGCCAAGCGGCTGGTCGAGCAGCGCGGCATGGTCCAGCTGTCGACCGGCGACATGCTGCGCGAGGCCATCGCCTCGGGCTCCGAGCTGGGTCAGCAGTGCCAGGCCATCATGTCGGCCGGCGGGCTGATCGCCGACGACATCGTCATCGCCCTGATCGAGGCCCGTCTCAAAGAGGCCGAGGACGCCGGCGGCGCCATCTTTGACGGCTTCCCGCGCACCCTGGGTCAGGCTGAGGCGCTGGACGCCATGCTGGCCAAGCTCGGCAAGAAGATCGACCACGTCGTCCGCCTGAAGGTCGACGACACCCAGCTTCTGGAGCGTGTCGCCAAACGCTACGCCGACCAGGGGCGTCCGGACGACAATCCGGAAAGCTTCAAGGTCCGGCTGGACGCCTATAACCGGAACACCGCGCCGCTCCTGCCGTACTATGGCGACAAGGGTCTGCTGACGGAGGTGGATGGCATGGGCTCGATCGAGACCGTGGCCGCCGCCATCGACACCGCTCTGGACGCCGGCTGA
- a CDS encoding TonB family protein, which translates to MDHPLTSRRARRLGRVGVIVGVAAVHAAVFAAIGLQRAEVIDVPMLQPIQAELFRPFTPPPPPPPPERPAVVEPGGGAPAAPSRVHVTPTPPERPPELPVAPPKPAPVQSVVIGASPTATLNSGLGQGGEGTGTGSGVGEGDGPGSGSGPLILRGASSNEILAFVPPEARRQRRAGRAAINCVIRADTRLDQCQVVNESPSGFGFGEAGVRVAETHFRFRPPTTASGRAVEDFRVTVTVNFGRQ; encoded by the coding sequence GTGGATCATCCTCTGACATCGCGGCGCGCGCGCCGGCTGGGTCGCGTCGGCGTCATCGTCGGGGTCGCGGCCGTGCATGCGGCGGTGTTCGCAGCCATCGGTCTGCAACGCGCCGAGGTCATCGATGTCCCGATGCTCCAACCGATCCAGGCCGAGCTGTTCCGTCCCTTCACGCCACCTCCGCCGCCTCCGCCGCCTGAACGTCCGGCCGTGGTCGAGCCCGGAGGGGGCGCCCCCGCCGCGCCGTCCCGGGTGCACGTCACCCCGACGCCGCCGGAGCGTCCGCCCGAGCTCCCCGTCGCCCCGCCGAAGCCCGCGCCCGTTCAGAGCGTCGTCATCGGCGCCTCGCCCACCGCCACCCTCAACAGCGGGCTCGGCCAGGGCGGGGAAGGGACAGGAACCGGCTCGGGCGTCGGAGAGGGCGACGGTCCAGGCTCGGGCTCGGGCCCGCTGATCCTCCGCGGCGCCTCCAGCAATGAGATTCTCGCCTTCGTGCCGCCCGAGGCGCGCCGCCAGCGTCGGGCCGGGCGGGCGGCGATCAACTGCGTCATCCGCGCCGACACCCGTCTGGACCAGTGCCAGGTGGTGAACGAGAGCCCGTCCGGCTTCGGGTTCGGCGAGGCCGGCGTTCGCGTCGCCGAGACCCATTTCCGCTTCCGCCCGCCGACCACGGCTTCAGGGCGAGCCGTCGAGGATTTCCGCGTCACGGTCACGGTCAATTTCGGGCGGCAGTAG
- a CDS encoding zinc-dependent metalloprotease, which produces MTFRFDGTATAIALALAMSVAIPAIATAQTTPATYAQSIDGLTRQDGLLTLFTDAASGKVLLQLPAPAADGTLARVIHHTALRTGVGSAMTGLDRAQIGPTNILAFRRIGKRVLAEFENPRYRAPNGTTDEQAAARDAFVGSTVWAGDVVAAAPDGSVLVDISSFITRDAHGIVQALAQTGQGTLRPNADLTVVDASQAKAFPDNVEFEARLTFSVDGPGPVLRQIAPDARLATFTVHHSFIRLPDAGYQPRAYDPRTGALSTVVTDFSAPLDAPIVSRLANRFRLLKTDPSAARSTVVEPIVFYVDRAAPEPIRSALIEGAQWWAQAFDAAGYIDAFRVEVLPEGVDPLDARYNVINWVNRATRSWSYGQSVVDPRTGEIVKGSVLLGSLRMRQDMLIFEGLVGADQTGQGGPNDPQVIALARIRQLSAHEVGHAIGLLHNFAASTQDRASVMDYPVPQIAVNGDRLDFSDAYAVGMGEWDRFAIDWLYADVSQAELNRRATEGAARLRFTSDGDARVGGDAQPWGSLWDNGSDPVAELTHLMQVRRVALDHFGLGNLPAGSAVNDLRRRLVPIYLYHRYQVDAVAKLVGGIDYGYPVVGDGREASTPIPAATQRAALAVLMTTLDPAALDLPEPLLALLDAQQSGDSDPQHDIEVFATRQGQIFDPGSAVEAAADTTLTALFAPRRVERLADAERRDPGALGLAETIDNVIATAFRPADGRLAEPARRVQARTVLTLAGLTRSSAVSGTTAAVVSDRLEALARRLATSRADDRVQRAHDHWLAALITDRERMDQLLDANRIETPTPPGSPIGAESCWHCGT; this is translated from the coding sequence ATGACTTTCAGGTTCGACGGAACGGCGACGGCGATCGCCCTGGCTCTGGCGATGAGCGTCGCGATCCCGGCGATCGCGACGGCGCAGACGACGCCCGCCACCTATGCCCAGTCCATTGATGGCCTGACGCGCCAGGACGGGCTCTTGACTCTTTTCACGGACGCCGCATCCGGCAAGGTCCTGCTGCAGCTTCCCGCTCCGGCCGCTGACGGCACGCTGGCTCGCGTCATCCACCACACGGCGCTCCGCACCGGTGTCGGGTCGGCGATGACAGGGCTGGACCGCGCCCAGATCGGGCCGACCAATATCCTCGCCTTCCGTCGCATCGGCAAACGCGTGCTCGCCGAGTTCGAGAACCCCCGCTATCGGGCGCCGAACGGTACTACGGATGAACAGGCTGCGGCCCGCGACGCCTTCGTCGGCTCGACGGTCTGGGCCGGCGACGTCGTGGCCGCTGCGCCGGACGGTTCCGTGCTGGTGGACATCTCCAGTTTCATCACCCGCGACGCCCACGGCATCGTCCAGGCCCTGGCACAGACGGGGCAGGGGACGCTGCGCCCCAACGCCGATCTGACCGTGGTGGACGCGTCCCAGGCCAAGGCCTTCCCCGACAACGTCGAATTCGAGGCCCGACTGACCTTCTCCGTCGATGGCCCCGGTCCGGTGCTACGCCAGATCGCGCCCGACGCCCGGCTGGCGACATTTACCGTCCATCACAGCTTTATCCGCTTGCCCGACGCCGGATACCAACCGCGCGCCTATGACCCGCGCACCGGCGCGCTGTCGACCGTCGTCACTGACTTTTCGGCGCCGCTGGACGCGCCCATCGTCAGCCGACTGGCCAACCGGTTCCGGCTGCTGAAGACTGATCCATCAGCCGCCCGTTCCACAGTGGTCGAGCCCATCGTCTTCTACGTTGACCGCGCGGCGCCCGAGCCGATCCGCTCGGCCCTAATCGAGGGCGCCCAGTGGTGGGCCCAGGCGTTTGACGCGGCCGGTTACATCGACGCATTCCGCGTCGAGGTCCTGCCCGAGGGCGTCGATCCGCTGGACGCCCGTTATAACGTCATCAACTGGGTCAACCGCGCGACCCGCAGCTGGTCGTATGGTCAAAGCGTCGTAGATCCCCGCACCGGCGAGATCGTCAAGGGTAGCGTCCTGCTCGGCTCTCTGCGTATGCGTCAGGACATGCTGATCTTCGAGGGTCTGGTCGGCGCCGATCAGACGGGGCAGGGCGGTCCCAACGATCCGCAGGTCATCGCACTGGCCCGCATTCGTCAGTTGTCGGCGCACGAGGTCGGCCATGCCATCGGCCTGCTTCACAACTTCGCCGCGTCGACCCAGGACCGCGCCTCGGTGATGGATTACCCGGTGCCGCAGATCGCCGTGAACGGAGACCGTCTGGATTTCTCGGACGCCTATGCCGTCGGCATGGGCGAGTGGGACCGGTTCGCCATCGATTGGCTCTATGCCGACGTCTCTCAGGCCGAGCTGAATCGGCGAGCGACCGAGGGCGCGGCCCGACTGCGCTTCACGTCCGATGGCGACGCCCGCGTCGGCGGCGACGCCCAGCCCTGGGGCAGTCTGTGGGACAACGGCTCGGACCCGGTCGCGGAGCTGACCCACCTGATGCAGGTCCGCCGCGTGGCGTTGGATCATTTCGGCCTGGGCAACCTGCCCGCCGGCTCCGCCGTCAACGACCTGCGTCGGCGCCTCGTGCCGATCTATCTCTACCATCGCTACCAGGTGGATGCGGTCGCCAAGCTCGTCGGCGGCATCGACTACGGCTACCCGGTCGTGGGCGACGGCCGCGAGGCGTCGACGCCGATTCCGGCCGCGACCCAACGCGCGGCCCTGGCCGTCCTGATGACGACCCTGGATCCCGCCGCGCTCGATCTGCCCGAGCCGCTTCTGGCCCTGCTCGACGCCCAGCAGTCGGGCGACAGCGACCCCCAGCACGACATTGAGGTCTTCGCCACCCGGCAGGGCCAGATCTTTGACCCCGGCAGCGCCGTCGAGGCCGCCGCGGACACGACCTTGACCGCCCTGTTCGCCCCCCGCCGGGTCGAACGTCTCGCCGACGCCGAACGTCGCGACCCCGGCGCCCTGGGTCTCGCCGAGACCATCGACAACGTCATCGCCACCGCCTTCAGACCCGCCGACGGCCGCCTCGCCGAACCCGCGCGCCGGGTTCAGGCTCGAACCGTCCTGACGCTGGCCGGGTTGACGCGGTCGTCCGCCGTTTCTGGAACCACGGCCGCCGTGGTCAGCGATCGGCTGGAGGCGCTGGCGAGGCGGCTGGCCACGTCGCGCGCCGACGATCGGGTCCAGCGCGCTCATGACCACTGGCTGGCCGCCCTGATCACCGACCGCGAGCGGATGGACCAGCTACTGGACGCCAACCGCATCGAAACCCCGACCCCGCCGGGCAGTCCGATCGGGGCGGAGAGCTGCTGGCACTGCGGAACCTGA
- the rpsM gene encoding 30S ribosomal protein S13 has product MARIAGVNIPTNKRVEIALQYIHGIGPASAKEITEKVGIEPARRVNQLTDAEVLQIRETIDRDHTVEGDLRRETSMNIKRLMDLACYRGLRHRKGLPVRGQRTHTNARTRKGPAKPIAGKKK; this is encoded by the coding sequence GTGGCCCGTATCGCTGGCGTCAACATTCCGACCAACAAGCGCGTTGAAATCGCGCTTCAGTACATTCACGGCATCGGCCCTGCGTCGGCCAAGGAAATCACCGAGAAGGTCGGCATCGAGCCGGCTCGCCGCGTGAACCAGCTGACGGACGCCGAAGTCCTGCAGATCCGCGAGACGATCGACCGCGACCACACCGTCGAGGGCGACCTGCGCCGCGAGACGTCGATGAACATCAAGCGTCTTATGGACCTCGCCTGCTACCGCGGCCTGCGTCATCGCAAGGGCCTGCCGGTCCGCGGCCAGCGCACCCACACGAACGCCCGCACCCGCAAGGGTCCCGCCAAGCCGATCGCCGGCAAGAAGAAGTAA
- the rpsK gene encoding 30S ribosomal protein S11 has product MAKEPGRVKKRERKNITSGVAHVNASFNNTMVTITDAQGNAISWSSAGHMGFKGSRKSTPYAAQMAAEDAGKKAQEHGVKTLEVNVSGPGSGRESALRALQSVGLTITTIRDVTPMPHNGCRPPKRRRV; this is encoded by the coding sequence ATGGCCAAGGAACCGGGTCGCGTAAAGAAGCGCGAGCGCAAGAACATCACCTCGGGCGTCGCCCACGTGAATGCTTCGTTCAACAACACGATGGTGACCATCACCGACGCTCAAGGGAACGCGATTTCCTGGTCGTCGGCCGGTCACATGGGCTTCAAGGGTTCGCGCAAGTCGACCCCGTACGCCGCCCAGATGGCTGCCGAAGACGCCGGGAAGAAGGCCCAGGAACACGGCGTCAAGACGCTGGAAGTCAATGTCTCCGGTCCGGGTTCCGGCCGTGAGTCGGCCCTGCGCGCCCTGCAGTCGGTCGGCCTGACCATCACGACCATCCGCGACGTCACCCCGATGCCGCACAACGGTTGCCGTCCGCCCAAGCGTCGCCGCGTCTAA
- a CDS encoding DNA-directed RNA polymerase subunit alpha: MIERNWQELIRPEKPQIELGSDAQRKARLVAEPLERGFGVTLGNALRRVLLSSLQGAAVTAIQIDGVVHEFSSLEGVREDVVDIVLNIKQLALRMHAEGPKRMTLKATGPGPVTAGQIDVPSDIEVLNPNHVICTLDDGASIRMELTVQNGKGYVASEFNRPEDAPIGLIAVDALYSPVKRVAYRVEPTRQGQSLDYDKLVLEVETNGAVSPVDAVAYASRILQDQLQIFITFDEPKKAVEATDGKPDLPFNPALLKKVDELELSVRSANCLKNDNIVYIGDLIQKTEGEMLRTPNFGRKSLNEIKEVLTSMGLSLGMDVPNWPPENIEDLAKKFDDQI, from the coding sequence ATGATCGAACGAAACTGGCAAGAACTGATTCGTCCCGAGAAGCCGCAGATCGAACTCGGTTCTGACGCCCAGCGCAAAGCGCGGCTGGTCGCCGAGCCCCTCGAGCGTGGTTTCGGCGTGACGCTCGGCAACGCCCTGCGCCGCGTCCTCCTGTCGTCGCTGCAAGGCGCGGCCGTCACCGCCATCCAGATCGATGGCGTCGTGCACGAATTCTCGTCGCTGGAAGGCGTGCGGGAGGACGTCGTCGACATCGTGCTGAACATCAAGCAGCTGGCCCTGCGCATGCACGCCGAAGGCCCCAAGCGCATGACGCTGAAGGCCACCGGCCCCGGCCCGGTCACCGCCGGCCAGATCGACGTCCCGTCGGACATCGAGGTGCTGAACCCGAACCACGTCATCTGCACCCTGGATGACGGCGCTTCGATCCGCATGGAACTGACCGTTCAGAACGGCAAGGGCTATGTCGCCTCGGAGTTCAATCGTCCGGAAGACGCCCCGATCGGCCTAATCGCCGTCGACGCCCTGTATTCGCCGGTCAAGCGCGTCGCTTATCGCGTCGAGCCGACCCGCCAGGGTCAGTCGCTGGACTACGACAAGCTGGTTCTGGAAGTCGAAACCAACGGAGCCGTCTCGCCGGTTGACGCGGTGGCCTACGCCTCGCGCATCCTGCAAGACCAGCTTCAGATCTTCATCACGTTCGACGAACCGAAGAAGGCTGTCGAAGCCACGGATGGCAAGCCCGACCTGCCGTTCAACCCGGCTCTGCTGAAGAAGGTCGACGAGCTGGAACTGTCGGTCCGTTCGGCCAACTGCCTGAAGAACGACAACATCGTCTACATCGGCGATCTCATCCAGAAGACCGAAGGCGAGATGCTCCGCACCCCGAACTTCGGCCGCAAGTCGCTGAACGAGATCAAGGAAGTGCTGACCTCCATGGGTCTGTCGCTCGGCATGGACGTGCCGAACTGGCCCCCGGAAAACATCGAAGACCTGGCCAAAAAGTTCGACGACCAGATCTAG